Within the BD1-7 clade bacterium genome, the region CACCGAAGAAGCCGACTTTGCCATCGTCATGTTCGAAACGATCTCGGCATTTTCTACTGTCGGCTTTTCGACAGGCCTAACACCAAACTTAACAGAATTTGGTAAAATAACGGTCTGCGTTATCATGTTTATCGGGCGTCTTGGCCCCTTAACACTCGCCTACCTTCTAACAACACCGATACGCACCGCCGTACAGTATCCGACCGATGATGTCTTTACCGGCTAGCAATAATCACCAGTTACTCAATCGTAGTGATCAGTAATGCGGTGGTTTCTCAAACCCGGTATTAATGCTGCTAGAGTCGGCACTTTGTAATACCAGTTTGAGCTCTTCAACTAGGTTATCCATTTTTTTCTGGATATCCATAATATCCTGCTGCTGCTTGGCAACCATATCATTAAGCGTCTGAATCGTGTCTTCCTGGTAGGTTGCTTGAGTTTGCAGGTGAATCAGCTGCTCCGTTAATTGATCAACTAACTGTTCATGCGCGTCTTCAGGTAATGTCATAACCAAGCATCCGGAAAATATCGAGACTCGGCCTAATGTACCTAGGCCGAAAAGAATTGTTACACAAAGTCAAAGGCGCGCAGTTGTACCATTAAACAACCCGATTCAGCAAATCTTCCTGACCCCAGGCGCTGAGTATTTGCACCATCTGATTGATCAAGTTCTGCCGCGATTGCTGACTGCCCCAGGCAGAATGTGGCGTCACAATCAGGTTCTCCAACAGCTCGTCAAACAACGGATTGCCCTGTGCTGGCGGTTCGATCGCGAGTACATCAATGCCAGCACCACGCAGTTGCTTCCTACGCAAGGCATCCGCTAGAGCACGTTCATCAATGATGCCGCCACGCCCTACGTTCAACAAAATGGCTGAAGGTTTCATTAATGCCAGTTTGTCAGCATCCAACAACCCCTCGGTATAGGACGACAGTGGGCTATGAACACTCACAACATCGCTCTGGGCCAGCAATTGCTCCAATGGCAAACGACCTGGTTGAGCCGCTACTCCTGGCACAACGCTTTGGGCCACAACAACATTCATTCCTAAAGCTTTTGATACATCTCGTACTCGGCAACCAATATTCCCCAAGCCGATAATACCTAAGGTTTGCCCGGCTACTTCCTGAATCGGAAAATCCAGCAGACCAAAAAACGGGCTACCTTGCCACTGCCCTTCGCGCACGGCTCCGGCATAGTCAATCAGGCGTGTTTGCAACGCCAGCATCAGGCTGATGGTATGCTGAACGACAGATTCCGTGGAATAATCGACGATGTTGCACACTTTGATACCACACGCACGTGCAGCTTCAAGATCAACATTGTTCGTGCCCGTCGCCATAATAATGATTAACTTCAACTGCGGGTTGGCTTTGAGTACGTCGGCACCCAAAGGGACTTTATTAGCTAGCACCAACGACTTGTCTCGAACACGCTCGGCGATATCTTCGTCATCCGTATGATCGAAGGTTTGCCAAGTAAACGGCAATGCCCAAAAGGCCTTAAGATTCAGGTCATCCGGTGCCAAGCTAGCATAATCCAATATCACAGCGTCATGAGACATCGTTAACTCCTCTCCAATAACACCCAAAGCAAAGCCGGCAAAGTCACCAATGATAACAAGGTTGAGATCACAACAACGCCCGCCACATCTTCAGGCTGACGACGGTAATTAACGGCCAGCAGATAATTGAATACGGCCGATGGCATGGAAAACAGCAATATCACAACACCAGCTTCCAAGCCGCTCAAATCAAAAACCCAACTCACGAAAAAACCGGTACCCGCCCCAACAACAAGACGCACCAACGCCAACGCGACACTGCGGCCCATGGCATGAATACGAATACTCTGCAGCGATACCCCGAGCGAAAAAAGCATCAGCGGAATCGCCAAGTTACCGAGCAATTCAATGGCATTAAACAACCCCTTGGGCAATTGCCATTGGTTCACCAGCATCACCACAGACAGCGTCGCTGCATAAAAAACCGGCGATTGAAACAGTGCCTTAAACGGATGATGGCCGCCGACAACAGCGACCCCTAAGGTAAAATGCACCAGTGATGTCACCATAAAAACCACGAGGGCCAACGCTAAGGCGTATTCACCAAACGCAAACATGGCAATCGGGATACCCATATTACCGGTGTTGGCAAAGGTCAGCGCCGATAGATAACTGCGAATAGGCCAACCCTTGATGCGCAGTATCGCGGTATTCAACAGCAGCATCACCGCCAGCCCCGATAAGGTGACCAGCGACAACCGCCACAAATGCTCCGGTGCCAGCTCAACACGCAGCAACGTTACCAGTATCAGACACGGGCTGGCGATATTCATCACCAACTGAGAGATAAACCGCCCGTCGTAACTAAGATTGTTGTAACTCCAGACGTAACCCAGCAGCGCAATCAGCGCGATTGGGCTAATCGTCGAAAGAATATGAGTCAGCAAACTAAGTCTCCCTTGATGCCAAGTGATGACACCCTACGAAAAAGTCATCAGCGGCCAAGCCCGGTGCCAATTGCATAAGCCATCACCACACTAGCCCGTCAAAACTGTATAAAAAACCGCCAGACAACCGGCACTTCAAACCGACCATTCTACACCAAGAAACTTGATCAACGGGGGAATGACTAACCGAGTCTGACTACAGAAATCGACCGCAAAGGTCGTCAGGTGATGGATTATGATGTTCAAACGGGGTCAATTTCGCGGTACTTTTCGCCGTAGTGAGGGCTTTAGCCATCTGAAACCGGGGCAATACGTCTGTTGGATTGGCATCGCATTGGCACTAATGGCTATGGCATCGTGCCAACAAGACAGCCAACGCTACGATTATCCCATTAACATCAGCATCGACAACGACCAAGCCACACTCGACTACGACCAGCGACCACCAGACCTGAAAATCATGCTCAATAATGTGCATGATGTAACGAGTGATTTCGCCATCGGTGAAAACCAGGCAACGGGCGACTTATCGGCTTACAAAGATTTGATGGTCGAAGGCAAAAATACCCTCGAAGCACGCCATGCGTTTGGCAAAAGTAGCCAATCCTTTATTCAAGACACAACAGCCCCGATCGTCATCATAACCAACGTACTTTGCAACGGCGAACGTTGCCATGATGAAGCTGGCGAACGAAAAACCATCAAAGGCGAGATTCGCAATTTATCAGAAATGGATTACCTCCGTGTCAAAACCAATGAATTCAGAGCGAATACACGTGCGCCCTTTCAGGATTACGATGATGAAGGCTTTCCGGTATCTGCCATCGGTGAGTTAGTAGATGATCAACTGGCTGAGATCGATGAAAACAACCACTTTCAAGTCGATATCAATCACGGCGGTATTTTTACCTTTGAAGCCAAAGATACCTTCGACAACGTGTCTGAGTTTCAGATACTCGCCAATGGCAATGCCCTTAATCCTATCTTCAAGCTGCGCATGGGAACATCCGCCATGGAGTCACTGCGACCAGTATTAAACGATGTTCTCAGTGGCTTGCATCTCAATGGTAATGACCCAGATTCTCCCTTCTACAGCGACATCCTCAAAAACTTCTCCATACGCTTCATTGGTGATGGTGAGGAATCTGCCTCAACCAACGTGACGTGTGAACCGAAAAAAGCCGGTGGCTTGATCATTCCTATTAATTGGAAAGAGAACTGCCAGTTCGATGGCGTAGAGGGCAGTACAACCTTGCTCTACCTCGGCGATTTAGTACTCGATCAATCTCGGTTTCATGAACTACGCATCAATGATTCCGAAACAGAAACACTGCAGATGGATCTTGCCATTCGCGAGTCAGGCGAAGACCCATTGCGTGACTACGGCATGCAAGTCAGCCTTCGCGCATTAGTGAGCGAATGCAAACATGAGCTTTATTCAGAGTGGCACGACGGCCTTAACTACTGGTTTACCAAAGGTATAAAGTGCAGCGAAAAAGACAATGATGGCTTACTGAGTTTGATGTACGCCAACGNCCCCGCCCCAGACGGAAAACGCTATGCAACCCTGCGTATGAAGGA harbors:
- the slyX gene encoding Protein SlyX, with the translated sequence MTLPEDAHEQLVDQLTEQLIHLQTQATYQEDTIQTLNDMVAKQQQDIMDIQKKMDNLVEELKLVLQSADSSSINTGFEKPPHY
- the hprA gene encoding Glycerate dehydrogenase produces the protein MSHDAVILDYASLAPDDLNLKAFWALPFTWQTFDHTDDEDIAERVRDKSLVLANKVPLGADVLKANPQLKLIIIMATGTNNVDLEAARACGIKVCNIVDYSTESVVQHTISLMLALQTRLIDYAGAVREGQWQGSPFFGLLDFPIQEVAGQTLGIIGLGNIGCRVRDVSKALGMNVVVAQSVVPGVAAQPGRLPLEQLLAQSDVVSVHSPLSSYTEGLLDADKLALMKPSAILLNVGRGGIIDERALADALRRKQLRGAGIDVLAIEPPAQGNPLFDELLENLIVTPHSAWGSQQSRQNLINQMVQILSAWGQEDLLNRVV